Proteins encoded by one window of bacterium:
- a CDS encoding ABC transporter permease, translating into MTTLIATIRKELIELRRDRAGILVLLVMPMALVLIVSMVQDNVMQATGETPIRVLLVDFDNDFLGRAVEKNLRLDAGLELVRKQGGREISEEAARKAVIDGDFRFCILIPPGSGAALREQVRRRAEASFVTTPKPSKPDAPAEVPGLILHFDPAVRGAFRTAVVNSLQRALLGIELREKGAALSGAIERKLQSGFGEGIPLPPGGGAASRTPPFRFELDTEPVLTLTEAPESGGRSPNRPTAAQQNVPAWSLFGMFFIVVPISGALIRERQTGTFRRLMTMPTSLAGLLAGKVIAYLLVCAAQFVLMVAIGSFALPLLGTSGLILGPEWPIVGIVALSAALAATAYGIMVGVLARSYEQASVFGAVSIVIAAALGGVMIPVYVMPRSMQAISVLSPLAWGLNAFQDVFVREGTLRTVGPNLARLMLFSLAALSIAWWSLRRSRSGE; encoded by the coding sequence ATGACAACCCTGATCGCAACCATCCGGAAAGAGCTGATCGAGCTCCGCAGGGACCGGGCCGGCATCCTGGTACTTCTCGTGATGCCGATGGCGCTCGTGCTCATCGTGTCGATGGTGCAGGACAACGTCATGCAGGCGACCGGGGAGACGCCGATCCGGGTCCTCCTGGTCGATTTCGACAACGATTTCCTGGGGCGGGCGGTCGAGAAGAATCTACGCCTCGACGCGGGACTGGAACTGGTCCGGAAGCAGGGGGGCCGCGAGATCAGCGAGGAGGCGGCACGGAAAGCCGTCATCGACGGCGATTTCCGGTTCTGCATCCTCATCCCTCCGGGGTCCGGCGCCGCCCTCCGGGAACAGGTCCGCCGAAGGGCCGAGGCGTCGTTCGTCACGACCCCGAAACCGTCGAAACCGGACGCTCCCGCGGAGGTTCCCGGGCTGATCCTCCATTTCGATCCCGCGGTCCGGGGAGCCTTCCGGACGGCCGTGGTCAACTCCCTCCAGCGCGCCCTGCTCGGCATCGAGTTGCGGGAGAAGGGCGCCGCCCTGTCCGGCGCGATCGAGCGGAAGCTGCAGTCGGGATTCGGGGAAGGGATCCCGCTCCCCCCCGGGGGAGGCGCCGCAAGCCGGACGCCGCCCTTCCGCTTCGAGCTGGATACCGAGCCCGTGCTGACGCTGACGGAAGCCCCGGAGTCCGGCGGCCGATCGCCGAACCGGCCGACGGCGGCGCAGCAGAACGTTCCCGCGTGGTCGCTCTTCGGCATGTTCTTCATCGTCGTTCCGATTTCCGGCGCGCTGATCCGCGAACGGCAAACCGGGACCTTCCGGCGGCTGATGACCATGCCGACCTCGCTCGCGGGACTGCTGGCGGGGAAAGTCATCGCCTACCTCCTGGTCTGCGCAGCGCAGTTCGTCCTGATGGTGGCGATCGGATCGTTCGCCTTGCCGCTGCTGGGGACGTCGGGCCTGATCCTGGGCCCGGAATGGCCGATCGTGGGGATCGTCGCCCTCTCCGCCGCCCTGGCCGCGACCGCTTATGGCATAATGGTCGGCGTCCTGGCGAGGAGTTATGAGCAGGCTTCGGTGTTCGGCGCCGTGTCCATCGTGATCGCGGCGGCCCTCGGCGGCGTCATGATCCCGGTCTACGTGATGCCCCGTTCCATGCAGGCCATTTCCGTCCTCTCCCCGCTCGCATGGGGGTTGAACGCATTCCAGGACGTTTTCGTCAGGGAGGGCACGCTGCGTACGGTCGGCCCGAACCTGGCCCGCCTGATGCTTTTTTCGCTCGCGGCCCTTTCGATCGCATGGTGGTCGCTTCGGAGAAGCCGTTCCGGCGAATGA
- a CDS encoding polysaccharide deacetylase family protein yields the protein MTTCPNALTVDLEDWYHICGTGRAAEVSSWDAYESRVTRNTAKVLSLFRTHRARATFFVLGYIAEREPGLIADIAKEGHEIATHGHFHRRVFEMSEEEFSEDVDRSMDAISSAGGGRVIGYRAPEWSIRPHTPWALRILRGKGIRYDSSMVPLTRMGDRSFPTSPCGIPTEEGEILEFPLTTVRCFGEHLPFTGGLPLRLMPYFYVLSRIRRMNAAGDAAMVYIHPWEFDPEQPRIELPLSRRIMHYFNLRSTPGKISGLLANLRFAPLRDVLGIGH from the coding sequence GTGACGACCTGCCCGAACGCGCTGACCGTGGACCTGGAAGACTGGTACCACATCTGCGGTACGGGCCGGGCCGCGGAAGTTTCCTCGTGGGACGCGTACGAGAGCCGTGTGACCCGCAACACGGCGAAGGTCCTCTCCCTTTTCCGGACGCACCGGGCCCGCGCCACCTTCTTCGTCCTCGGCTACATCGCCGAGCGGGAGCCGGGGTTGATCGCCGACATCGCGAAGGAGGGGCACGAGATCGCCACCCACGGGCATTTCCACCGCAGGGTGTTCGAGATGTCCGAGGAGGAGTTCTCGGAGGACGTCGACCGGTCGATGGACGCGATATCGTCCGCCGGCGGGGGCCGCGTCATCGGGTACCGCGCGCCGGAGTGGTCGATACGGCCCCACACCCCGTGGGCGCTGAGGATCCTGCGGGGGAAGGGGATCCGGTACGACTCCAGCATGGTGCCCTTGACGCGGATGGGGGACCGCTCCTTCCCGACCTCGCCCTGCGGCATTCCGACGGAGGAGGGGGAGATCCTCGAGTTTCCGTTGACCACCGTCCGCTGCTTCGGGGAACATCTGCCCTTCACGGGCGGGTTGCCGTTGCGGCTCATGCCGTATTTCTACGTTCTTTCGAGGATCCGCCGGATGAACGCGGCGGGGGATGCGGCGATGGTGTATATCCATCCATGGGAATTCGACCCGGAGCAGCCGAGGATCGAACTCCCATTGAGCCGGAGGATCATGCATTACTTCAATCTGCGCTCGACGCCGGGGAAGATTTCCGGACTGCTGGCCAACCTGCGATTCGCGCCCCTTCGCGATGTGCTGGGGATCGGCCATTAG
- a CDS encoding radical SAM protein has product MKILLVNPPNCGRSIPEERYGIDSIRQIFRGEPLALEVLAGGLEEHEVRILDLKAEPEGFHDSLSGFGPDLVGFTAVTCEANTVVRLAEEVKENLGATVVAGGIHASCDPDFFNRSCIDYVVTGLGKASFAELAAAIGEDRNAGPPPGVARTNPGGRLSFAPRVFGPGDLAEARPPRYDLVARYRDSYTLSSLGFRIGFVASAFGCPYRCSFCCISSLTGGRYLNHAVETVIADIRALGDIPVIRLVDANTFGDPRHAERLAEGILSAGIRKNFVVDVRSDTVVRHPELLRRWKEAGLRSVIVGFEEITDDALASLNKSGSVAVNDEAIAILHGMGISIVGDFIVSPDYDEERFDALERYVTGRKIDLPLLAVLTPLPGHPLHADWSDRIVLHDLDYYTLTNAVVPTRLEEKRFYERYAGLIKAFHANARL; this is encoded by the coding sequence ATGAAGATCCTCCTGGTCAACCCGCCGAATTGCGGCCGAAGCATTCCCGAAGAGCGGTACGGGATCGACTCCATCCGACAGATCTTCCGGGGAGAGCCGCTCGCGCTGGAAGTGCTCGCGGGCGGCCTGGAAGAACACGAGGTGCGGATCCTCGACCTGAAGGCCGAGCCGGAGGGGTTCCACGACTCCCTGTCGGGCTTCGGGCCGGACCTGGTCGGCTTCACCGCGGTCACCTGCGAGGCGAACACGGTGGTGCGTCTCGCGGAGGAGGTCAAGGAAAACCTCGGCGCCACCGTCGTGGCGGGGGGGATCCACGCCAGTTGCGATCCGGACTTCTTCAACCGGTCCTGCATCGATTACGTGGTCACGGGATTGGGCAAGGCCAGTTTCGCCGAACTCGCGGCGGCGATCGGGGAGGACCGGAACGCCGGCCCCCCGCCCGGCGTCGCCCGGACGAACCCCGGCGGCCGACTCTCCTTCGCCCCCAGGGTGTTCGGCCCCGGCGACCTCGCGGAAGCCCGCCCGCCCCGATACGATCTCGTCGCCCGGTATCGGGACAGCTACACCCTCTCCTCGCTCGGCTTCCGGATCGGCTTCGTGGCGTCGGCGTTCGGTTGCCCCTACCGGTGCTCGTTCTGCTGCATCTCGTCCCTCACCGGCGGCCGGTACCTGAACCACGCCGTCGAAACGGTGATCGCGGACATCCGGGCGCTGGGCGACATTCCGGTGATCCGCCTCGTGGACGCCAACACGTTCGGCGACCCGCGCCATGCGGAACGGCTCGCGGAGGGGATCCTCTCCGCCGGCATCCGGAAAAACTTCGTGGTCGACGTCCGGTCCGACACGGTGGTCCGACACCCGGAACTGCTGCGCCGCTGGAAGGAAGCCGGGCTCCGCTCCGTGATCGTCGGGTTCGAGGAGATCACGGACGACGCACTCGCCTCCCTGAACAAATCCGGCAGCGTGGCCGTGAACGACGAAGCGATCGCGATCCTCCACGGGATGGGAATCTCCATCGTGGGCGATTTCATCGTGTCCCCGGACTACGACGAGGAGCGATTCGACGCCCTCGAACGGTACGTGACCGGGCGGAAGATCGACCTGCCCCTGCTCGCCGTGCTCACTCCCCTTCCGGGCCACCCCCTTCACGCCGACTGGTCGGACCGGATCGTCCTCCACGACCTCGATTACTACACGCTCACGAACGCGGTCGTCCCGACCCGGCTGGAGGAAAAAAGGTTCTACGAGCGATACGCCGGATTGATCAAGGCGTTCCATGCCAACGCAAGGCTTTGA
- a CDS encoding class I SAM-dependent methyltransferase: MPPGTDARMDRQEPLRGIRPGTPGRRVLPDLLSLVVREGMLEKIRALSVFDFDELCGALRTDPGYDLSRGNRWRMIRLLVDLLVECGWLEPARTGDRWSCRRDGTPGPGESPADPGEGDGQVDFFRRCLRLVPGYLRGEEAPFSFGPENVRVWEKFLGCVELQGCRSLLLDRMATTSCGSPALLDLCHGPGWGIERAMERWPEARISAIDFTDAFAGSAKRRAEQARTRNAAAGRPAAPVEWFGPSDWKGFGHPLPFPGNAFGAVFFSCGDPYIRPDARDAVYADLRRVLAPGGTLGIMTRGYPDPERRHVPSHWLRITALLHDFCESVCAGWHGFPDVGDALERFTRLGFRGAWNPEGNMKILDSSLWILKKG, from the coding sequence ATGCCGCCAGGGACTGATGCGAGAATGGACCGGCAGGAACCTCTGCGAGGGATCCGTCCGGGAACGCCGGGGAGGCGGGTGCTGCCGGACCTGCTCTCCCTCGTGGTCCGGGAGGGGATGCTCGAAAAGATCCGCGCCTTGTCCGTGTTCGACTTCGACGAACTTTGCGGGGCGCTCCGGACGGACCCCGGGTACGATCTTTCCCGCGGCAACCGGTGGCGGATGATCCGCCTCCTGGTCGACCTTCTCGTGGAATGCGGCTGGCTGGAGCCGGCCCGGACCGGCGACCGGTGGTCCTGTCGACGGGACGGGACACCCGGGCCGGGGGAATCTCCCGCGGACCCCGGGGAGGGCGACGGCCAGGTCGATTTCTTCCGCCGTTGCCTGCGCCTCGTCCCCGGGTACCTGCGGGGAGAGGAAGCGCCGTTCTCCTTCGGGCCCGAAAACGTTCGCGTGTGGGAGAAGTTCCTCGGGTGCGTCGAACTCCAGGGGTGCCGATCCCTCCTGCTCGACCGGATGGCGACGACCTCCTGCGGTTCCCCGGCCCTTCTGGACCTGTGCCACGGCCCCGGGTGGGGAATCGAGCGGGCGATGGAGCGCTGGCCGGAGGCCCGGATCAGCGCGATCGATTTCACCGACGCCTTCGCGGGGAGCGCGAAGCGCCGCGCGGAACAGGCGCGCACGCGGAACGCCGCCGCCGGCCGGCCGGCCGCTCCCGTCGAATGGTTCGGCCCATCCGACTGGAAGGGATTCGGACATCCGTTGCCTTTTCCGGGGAACGCCTTCGGGGCCGTGTTTTTCAGTTGCGGGGACCCGTACATACGGCCCGACGCGCGGGATGCGGTCTATGCGGATCTGCGCCGCGTCCTCGCGCCGGGGGGAACCTTGGGGATCATGACCCGCGGGTACCCCGATCCGGAGCGCCGGCACGTCCCCTCGCATTGGCTCCGCATCACCGCGCTCCTCCATGATTTCTGCGAGAGCGTGTGCGCGGGGTGGCACGGGTTCCCCGATGTCGGGGATGCCCTGGAGAGGTTCACGCGCCTCGGATTCCGGGGCGCGTGGAACCCGGAGGGGAACATGAAGATCCTGGACTCGTCCCTTTGGATCCTGAAAAAGGGGTGA
- a CDS encoding phosphopantetheine-binding protein, which yields MNIVRVPEENRLLSPLEQELAVMITETCRCTETPPADPSPDDPLIGPDSPFGLDSLDAVEIVVSVQRKYHVRIDSQETSRQVLRSLRTLAEFIQNHRK from the coding sequence ATGAACATCGTGCGCGTCCCCGAGGAGAATCGATTGTTGTCCCCGCTGGAACAGGAACTGGCCGTGATGATCACCGAAACCTGCCGGTGCACGGAAACTCCGCCCGCCGATCCGTCGCCGGACGACCCCCTCATCGGGCCGGACTCCCCCTTCGGCCTGGACTCCCTCGACGCGGTCGAGATCGTCGTCTCCGTCCAGCGGAAATACCATGTCCGGATCGACTCCCAGGAGACAAGCCGCCAGGTGCTGCGATCCCTTCGGACGCTGGCCGAGTTCATCCAGAACCACCGGAAGTGA
- a CDS encoding ABC transporter ATP-binding protein has translation MPSGDNAILQVRRLVKVYNGAATPAVDGVDFDVKQGEIFGLLGPNGAGKTTVISIICTLLRPTSGNVTLCSRDAVRNPARLRRLFGLAPQEIALYPSLTARENLRYFGSIYGLSGRILRSRIEECLALVGLSDHGGTRIDTFSGGMKRRANLAAAILHSPPVLLLDEPTVGIDAQSRNLILENLKTLRDAGATIVYTTHYMEEAENLCRRVAIMDRGKIIAEGSPQSLVAATDGCANLEESFLRLTGRHLRD, from the coding sequence ATGCCGTCCGGCGATAACGCCATCCTCCAGGTGCGCCGCCTGGTGAAGGTGTACAACGGAGCCGCGACGCCCGCGGTCGACGGAGTCGACTTCGACGTAAAGCAGGGGGAAATCTTCGGCCTGCTGGGCCCGAACGGGGCCGGGAAGACGACCGTCATCTCCATCATCTGCACCCTGCTCCGGCCCACCAGCGGGAACGTGACCCTCTGCTCCCGGGACGCCGTGCGAAACCCGGCCCGTTTGCGAAGACTGTTCGGGCTGGCCCCCCAGGAGATCGCCCTGTACCCGAGCCTCACGGCCCGGGAAAATCTCCGGTACTTCGGCAGCATTTACGGCCTGTCCGGGCGGATCCTCCGAAGCCGCATCGAGGAATGCCTCGCGCTGGTCGGCCTGTCCGATCACGGCGGAACGCGGATCGACACCTTTTCCGGCGGGATGAAGCGGCGGGCGAATCTCGCCGCCGCCATCCTGCACTCCCCTCCCGTCCTTCTCCTCGACGAGCCGACGGTCGGCATCGACGCCCAGTCCCGCAACCTGATCCTCGAAAACCTGAAGACCCTCCGCGACGCCGGCGCGACGATCGTCTACACCACGCACTACATGGAGGAAGCGGAAAACCTGTGCAGGCGGGTGGCCATCATGGACCGCGGGAAGATCATCGCCGAAGGGTCGCCGCAATCGCTGGTCGCGGCCACGGACGGGTGCGCCAACCTGGAGGAATCCTTCCTGCGCCTCACGGGAAGGCATCTTCGCGATTGA
- a CDS encoding beta-ketoacyl-ACP synthase III, whose protein sequence is MNAYITDMAAFLPNAPVDNRSMENVLGMIGGAPSRTRGIILRKNRIRERYYAIDPATGRVTHTNAQLAAEAVRRLKPYAGFTPAEIECLACGTSSPDQLLPGHGLMVHGELSGSPCEVVSTSGICLSGIGALKYAAMNVALGLVRNAVATGSELASTYLRAAMFRNEPIGSDAELEARPILAFQADFLRWMLSDGAGAAFLSATPPPGRPALRIDWIDHLSYANELETCMYSGAVKNADGSLTGWRSFDSLREAVSSDAFLVQQDVSLLNREIIKTAVDRALAGVIARHGIVPADVDWFLPHYSSDFFREPLRKRMEEIGFPIPQERWFSNLATKGNTGSASIFIILEELFHSGRLRKGERLLCMIPESGRFSMAYMFLTVV, encoded by the coding sequence ATGAACGCATACATCACCGACATGGCGGCGTTTCTTCCGAACGCGCCGGTCGACAACCGGTCCATGGAGAACGTTCTCGGCATGATCGGCGGGGCGCCTTCCCGGACCCGGGGCATCATCCTCCGGAAAAACCGGATCCGGGAACGCTACTACGCCATCGATCCGGCGACCGGACGCGTGACGCATACGAACGCCCAGCTCGCCGCCGAGGCGGTGCGCCGCCTGAAACCGTACGCGGGGTTCACCCCCGCGGAAATCGAGTGCCTCGCCTGCGGAACGTCCTCCCCGGACCAGCTTCTTCCCGGGCACGGGTTGATGGTGCACGGCGAGTTGTCCGGGTCCCCTTGCGAAGTCGTCTCCACGTCCGGAATCTGCCTCTCGGGAATCGGCGCGCTGAAATACGCCGCCATGAACGTGGCGCTGGGCCTCGTCCGGAACGCCGTCGCGACCGGATCCGAGCTTGCCTCCACGTACCTGAGAGCCGCGATGTTCCGAAACGAGCCGATCGGGAGCGATGCAGAGCTGGAGGCGCGGCCGATCCTGGCCTTCCAGGCCGATTTCCTCCGCTGGATGCTGTCGGACGGTGCGGGCGCGGCCTTTCTCTCCGCGACCCCGCCGCCGGGGAGACCGGCTCTCCGGATCGACTGGATCGACCATCTCTCCTACGCCAACGAGCTGGAAACCTGCATGTACTCCGGGGCGGTGAAAAACGCGGACGGCAGCCTTACCGGGTGGCGCTCCTTCGACTCCCTGCGGGAGGCCGTGTCGTCGGATGCGTTTCTCGTCCAGCAGGACGTGAGCCTGCTGAACCGGGAGATCATCAAGACGGCCGTCGACCGCGCCCTCGCCGGGGTGATCGCCCGGCATGGGATCGTTCCGGCCGACGTGGACTGGTTCCTCCCCCACTACTCCTCGGACTTCTTCCGGGAACCGCTCCGGAAAAGGATGGAAGAGATCGGGTTTCCCATCCCGCAGGAACGGTGGTTCTCGAACCTGGCGACGAAAGGGAATACCGGTTCGGCCTCGATCTTCATCATCCTCGAAGAGCTGTTCCACTCCGGCCGGCTTCGAAAGGGAGAGAGGCTCCTCTGCATGATCCCGGAAAGCGGCCGTTTCTCCATGGCCTACATGTTTCTGACGGTGGTGTAG
- a CDS encoding DUF2062 domain-containing protein, producing the protein METPFPKTLLVIPVYNHAATLRTVARNALAEGFPVLVLDDGSTDGGLNAVADLPVTRHRFPSNRGKGAAILGAAELAKRSGYDAIVTIDADGQHDPADARRLLETAAASWPAVAIGARRMETANAPRSSIFGRDFSNFWVRLECGQSLPDSQSGYRLYPVDFLLAGRFLSTGFPFEVEVLVRAAWAGLPVLSVPVPVHYPPAGERVSHFHPFLDNLRLTCLHTWLVIRSLLPWPRTRRSPGEDASRGITEFLHPVRFFRRLSREHSGAGELAAAVWVGIFVGALPIIPFGIAAIVYVTHRLHLNKLAGVAASNVCCAPFVPLACVEAGHFLRHGRFLFAFDRNVLLYEFHLRLWEWLLGALVIGPILGFAGALLTYAVIRSLRANRSPDAQPAGS; encoded by the coding sequence ATGGAAACACCGTTTCCGAAGACCTTGCTCGTCATCCCGGTCTACAACCACGCCGCGACCCTGCGCACCGTCGCGCGGAACGCCCTGGCCGAAGGGTTCCCCGTCCTCGTCCTCGACGACGGCAGCACGGACGGCGGGCTCAACGCGGTGGCCGATCTTCCGGTAACCCGCCACAGGTTCCCGTCGAACCGGGGGAAAGGGGCCGCCATCCTCGGCGCGGCGGAGCTGGCGAAACGGTCGGGATACGATGCGATCGTGACGATCGATGCCGACGGACAGCACGACCCGGCGGACGCCCGTCGTCTCCTGGAAACCGCCGCCGCCTCCTGGCCGGCCGTCGCCATCGGGGCCCGACGGATGGAAACGGCGAACGCACCGCGGTCGAGCATCTTCGGTCGCGATTTCTCGAATTTCTGGGTCCGGCTGGAATGCGGCCAGTCGCTTCCCGACAGCCAGAGCGGCTATCGGCTCTATCCGGTGGATTTCCTCCTCGCCGGGCGATTCCTCTCCACGGGCTTCCCGTTCGAGGTGGAGGTGCTGGTCCGGGCGGCATGGGCGGGCCTCCCGGTCCTCTCCGTTCCGGTTCCGGTCCATTACCCGCCCGCAGGGGAGCGGGTCTCGCATTTCCATCCCTTCCTCGACAACCTGCGGCTCACCTGCCTCCACACATGGCTGGTGATCCGTTCCCTCCTGCCCTGGCCGCGCACCCGGCGATCCCCCGGGGAGGACGCGAGCCGGGGGATCACGGAGTTCCTTCATCCGGTCCGCTTTTTCCGGCGGTTGAGCAGGGAACACTCCGGGGCGGGGGAGCTGGCGGCCGCCGTGTGGGTCGGTATCTTTGTCGGGGCGCTCCCGATCATCCCGTTCGGGATCGCGGCGATCGTCTATGTCACCCACCGCCTTCACCTGAACAAGCTGGCCGGTGTCGCCGCCAGCAACGTCTGCTGCGCCCCCTTCGTCCCCCTCGCCTGCGTGGAGGCCGGTCATTTTCTCCGGCACGGCCGCTTCCTGTTCGCGTTCGACCGGAACGTCCTCCTCTACGAGTTCCACCTCCGCCTGTGGGAGTGGCTGCTGGGCGCCCTCGTCATCGGCCCGATCCTCGGGTTCGCCGGCGCCTTGCTCACCTATGCCGTGATCCGGTCCCTTCGGGCGAACCGATCCCCCGATGCCCAGCCGGCGGGAAGCTAA
- a CDS encoding ATP-grasp domain-containing protein produces the protein MPRDDVPSVLLLDGLWNKTVAAVRSLGRRGYRVSVGERTRFAPALFSRYCSRRFLYPSPATAPDAFLDALEKELRIGGYDVVLAMEFGTQVLIARNRGRFEGTTRFPFASAELAIRVQDKGELASFAASLGIECPATFRPEGPGDVRALADRVPYPLLIKPRLSSGGRGIRRVESPAQLREEYPKVHSVHPFPILQEVLPPGGSALGVGALMNFSSAPRATFAYRRLREYPVGGGPSTLRESVSDEALCRTTERLLSALRWTGVAMAEFKVDPRDGRPKLLEVNPRFWGSLHHAILSGVDFPHLLCRMAIEGDVPPLREYRTGVRSRSLIHGDLMHFVKNPRRFHLQPRFLDFSIPDDLLSSSDPWPVVGRVSTLIPACYDRELRKTMLG, from the coding sequence ATGCCCCGTGACGATGTTCCTTCCGTCCTTCTCCTCGACGGCTTGTGGAACAAGACGGTGGCGGCGGTCCGTTCCCTCGGGAGACGCGGGTACCGTGTCTCGGTGGGGGAGAGAACGCGGTTCGCCCCCGCCCTGTTTTCAAGATACTGCTCGCGTCGCTTCCTTTACCCTTCGCCGGCGACCGCACCGGACGCCTTTCTCGATGCGCTCGAAAAGGAGTTGCGCATCGGCGGATACGACGTGGTCCTCGCGATGGAGTTCGGCACCCAGGTCCTGATCGCGCGGAACCGCGGCCGTTTCGAGGGGACGACGCGTTTCCCCTTCGCGTCGGCGGAGCTCGCCATCCGGGTGCAGGACAAGGGGGAGCTCGCGTCGTTCGCGGCGTCCCTCGGCATCGAGTGTCCCGCCACGTTCCGCCCGGAAGGTCCGGGGGATGTGCGCGCATTGGCGGATCGGGTCCCGTACCCGCTCCTCATCAAGCCCCGGCTATCCTCCGGCGGGCGGGGAATCCGACGGGTCGAGTCTCCGGCGCAGCTCCGGGAAGAATATCCGAAAGTGCATTCCGTCCATCCGTTCCCGATATTGCAGGAGGTCCTTCCCCCGGGCGGGTCCGCGTTGGGGGTGGGCGCGCTGATGAACTTTTCTTCCGCACCGCGCGCGACGTTCGCCTACCGGCGGCTGCGGGAATACCCCGTCGGCGGGGGGCCCAGCACGCTGCGGGAGAGCGTGTCGGACGAGGCGCTCTGCCGGACGACGGAACGACTCCTGTCGGCGCTCCGGTGGACCGGCGTGGCGATGGCGGAGTTCAAGGTGGACCCGAGGGACGGCAGGCCGAAACTCCTCGAGGTGAATCCCCGGTTCTGGGGATCGCTGCATCATGCGATCCTCTCGGGCGTCGACTTCCCGCACCTGTTGTGCCGGATGGCGATCGAAGGGGATGTTCCTCCCCTGCGGGAGTACCGGACAGGCGTCCGGAGCCGATCCCTGATCCATGGGGACTTGATGCATTTCGTGAAAAATCCGCGACGGTTCCACCTTCAACCCCGCTTCCTGGATTTTTCGATCCCGGACGACCTGCTGTCGTCTTCGGATCCGTGGCCCGTGGTGGGGAGGGTGTCGACCTTGATCCCGGCGTGCTACGACCGGGAGCTGCGGAAGACGATGCTCGGGTGA
- a CDS encoding polysaccharide deacetylase family protein produces MTSAPPKPPPVPPLRQGKRRIICPLSPAHVAGFAAFHLYAILLFVDVRTAPLPLSAFLLACFIAPYLPRTGFFLPIVGRGKPGEKGVALTFDDGPDPVVTPLLLDLLDRHSVSATFFVTGERAARHPDIIRDILSRGHAIGNHSYHHFPFLMLKGMRTLRREIESTQSVLAGFGIVPLAFRPPAGITNPLLWRVLLEQGMYCVNYSCRALDVGNRRIRRLSETVLKSVSPGDIVALHDIAPLHDGADRLLAEFDALFRGLKEKGREVVPLGRLIGREVMRRGGSPGEAHPAALFYDGLAADYDREQFCSPVSVVRKTEYALFEDRLPSLFSPSDRVLEIGAGTGIFTLAIARRCREVTAVDVSASMLEILKKKAAAEGLDNIRTITGDAETADIGGGYAVACAFSSLEYLSDLPAFFHRLSDRLEPGGTLYFTAARRSLFRLFAQVGNAMRQGMWLKAHSRREIEALLSDSGFERIRIGSHLFKSFFSGGILLEAIACRRSDPSTPDRL; encoded by the coding sequence GTGACTTCCGCGCCGCCGAAACCGCCGCCGGTCCCTCCGCTCCGACAGGGGAAACGGAGGATCATCTGTCCCCTGTCGCCGGCCCATGTCGCGGGCTTCGCCGCGTTCCACCTGTACGCGATCCTCCTGTTCGTCGATGTCCGCACGGCGCCGCTGCCGCTGTCCGCGTTTCTCCTCGCCTGCTTCATCGCGCCGTACCTGCCCCGCACCGGCTTCTTCCTGCCGATCGTCGGCAGGGGAAAACCGGGCGAGAAGGGCGTGGCCCTCACGTTCGACGACGGACCGGACCCCGTGGTCACCCCCCTCCTCCTGGACCTCCTGGACCGGCACTCCGTTTCGGCGACCTTCTTCGTCACGGGGGAGCGGGCGGCCCGTCATCCCGACATCATCCGGGACATCCTGTCCCGCGGTCACGCGATCGGAAACCACTCCTACCACCACTTTCCTTTCCTCATGCTGAAAGGGATGCGGACGCTCCGGCGGGAGATCGAATCGACCCAGTCGGTGCTCGCCGGGTTCGGCATCGTCCCCCTGGCGTTCCGGCCCCCCGCCGGGATCACGAATCCGCTCCTCTGGCGGGTCCTCCTCGAGCAGGGAATGTATTGCGTCAACTACAGCTGCCGCGCGCTCGACGTCGGGAACCGGAGAATCCGCCGCCTCTCCGAAACTGTGCTGAAGTCGGTCTCCCCGGGCGACATCGTCGCGCTCCACGACATCGCGCCGCTGCACGACGGGGCGGATCGTCTCCTGGCCGAGTTCGACGCCCTGTTCCGTGGATTGAAGGAAAAGGGGCGGGAGGTCGTGCCCCTCGGCCGCCTGATCGGCAGGGAGGTGATGCGCCGGGGAGGATCGCCCGGCGAGGCGCATCCGGCCGCGCTTTTTTACGACGGGCTCGCGGCCGATTACGACCGGGAGCAGTTCTGTTCCCCCGTATCGGTCGTCCGCAAGACCGAGTACGCGCTCTTCGAAGACCGGCTCCCGTCGCTCTTTTCCCCGTCGGACCGGGTCCTCGAGATCGGCGCCGGCACCGGCATCTTCACCCTGGCGATCGCCCGGCGTTGCCGGGAGGTGACGGCGGTCGACGTCTCCGCGAGCATGCTGGAGATCCTGAAAAAGAAAGCCGCCGCCGAGGGACTCGACAATATCCGGACGATCACGGGAGACGCGGAAACGGCGGACATCGGCGGAGGGTATGCCGTCGCGTGCGCCTTCTCCTCGCTCGAATACCTTTCGGATCTCCCGGCATTTTTCCATCGCCTCTCGGATCGACTGGAACCGGGGGGCACCCTGTACTTCACCGCCGCCCGACGCTCCCTGTTCCGCCTCTTCGCGCAGGTCGGCAACGCGATGCGACAGGGAATGTGGCTGAAAGCCCACAGCCGGAGGGAAATCGAGGCCCTGCTTTCCGATTCGGGATTCGAGCGGATCCGGATCGGCTCCCACCTCTTCAAATCCTTTTTCTCCGGGGGAATCCTCCTGGAAGCGATCGCCTGCCGCCGCTCCGATCCGAGCACCCCGGACCGCCTCTGA